ACGGTTCGCGGTGATTTGATTGAGATGTTGAATCGGCTCTGGGAAAAGCGTGCCAGCGGTGCGATTCAGTTTGATCGGGTCATTATTGAAACCACCGGCCTGGCTGAGCCCGGGCCAGTCGCACAGACTTTTTTTGTGGATGACGACATTGCTGAGCGATTTTTGTTAGACGCAGTCATCACAGTGGTCGATGCAGTGCATGGGTCAGAGCAGTTGAGCCAACATGCCGAGGCCCAGGCGCAGGTGGGCTTTGCTGATCGCATCTTGATTTCAAAAAGCGATTTGGTGGAGCCGACCGCTTTAGAGGCCCTGAAGGCCCGGCTCGCCCGCATGAATGCCCGTGCCAGCTTACATCTCGTGCATTTTGGTCAGACCCCGATTCAAGAAATCCTCGATATCCGTGGATTTAATCTGAATGCCGCTCTTGAGATTGACCCCGCCTTTCTGAATATCGATGCGGGCCACAGCCATATTGATGATGTCCAGTCTTTTGTGTACAAATCTACCCGGCCTTTTGATTCTGATCGGTTTGAGGGCTTTATGAGCGCAGTATCTCAGGCCTACGGCCCCCAGCTCTTGCGGTATAAGGGCGTGCTGAACATCAAAGGAAGCAACAATCAAATGGTCTTTCAGGGTGTTCACATGCTGATGGGCGGCGATGTAGGCCGGCCCTGGGCGCCGGGCGAAGCGCGGGAGTCTAAGCTGGTCTTTATCGGCCGAAAGCTACCCCGCGATACAATTGTCAAAGGTTTAGATCAATGTCTTATTTGAAAGTAGCAGGCCATGAATACCGTTTCGTTTAAGCCCATCGCGACTGAAAAAGAGCTGTTGGCTCAGCCAGCAGATCAGTACATGAGTGCGGCACAACTGGATTTTTTTAAGCGCAAATTAATGGCGCTTGAAGCAGAGTTGCGCGTGAATGCGGGGGAGACCACCGAGCACTTACGCGAGACAGTTTTGGTGCCCGACCCTGCTGATCGGGCCACCATCGAGGAAGAGCATGCGCTTGAACTTCGTACACGTGATCGCGAGCGCAAGCTCATTAAAAAAGTCCAGCAGGCCTTGGCCCGCATTGATTCTGGGGAATATGGTTACTGCGAAGAGACAGGGGATCCTATCGGTCTGGCCCGTCTTTTGGCACGCCCAACCGCAACCCTGACGGTTGAGGCCCAGCAACGTCGCGAACTTCGGCAGCGTCAGTTCGGGGATTGATTCACCCCGCCGGGCTTATGAACCCGGCTCCTCCTCTTGGACCATTTCAGAGATGGCGGCCGCACTCATCAAGAGCAGAACGACCAGGCAGTAAATCGTCTCGACCATCACCCATCGCACACCCACCGGCCCCA
The nucleotide sequence above comes from beta proteobacterium MWH-UniP1. Encoded proteins:
- a CDS encoding GTP-binding protein, with amino-acid sequence MSAPVANQTAPAVIPVTILTGFLGAGKTTLLKRILSEPHGERIAVIENEFGQESIDNELLFGDTQERIVEMNNGCICCTVRGDLIEMLNRLWEKRASGAIQFDRVIIETTGLAEPGPVAQTFFVDDDIAERFLLDAVITVVDAVHGSEQLSQHAEAQAQVGFADRILISKSDLVEPTALEALKARLARMNARASLHLVHFGQTPIQEILDIRGFNLNAALEIDPAFLNIDAGHSHIDDVQSFVYKSTRPFDSDRFEGFMSAVSQAYGPQLLRYKGVLNIKGSNNQMVFQGVHMLMGGDVGRPWAPGEARESKLVFIGRKLPRDTIVKGLDQCLI
- the dksA gene encoding RNA polymerase-binding protein DksA, whose translation is MNTVSFKPIATEKELLAQPADQYMSAAQLDFFKRKLMALEAELRVNAGETTEHLRETVLVPDPADRATIEEEHALELRTRDRERKLIKKVQQALARIDSGEYGYCEETGDPIGLARLLARPTATLTVEAQQRRELRQRQFGD